A segment of the Xenorhabdus bovienii SS-2004 genome:
GGCCTTTTTCATGCTGTTGAGCACATTGCCGAACCAGTTCCACAATGTGAGCACGATTCAAACGACGAGAGCCACCAGTCAGTACACTCGTTCCCAGTTTCACAACCAATGTTTGGCTGCCATTCATCATATTTCTGCCATTACAGTAAGTTTGAAAAAACAATGCTCAGTTTTAACAGGAGAGGAGCGTTATGCCAACCGACATAACGCAAAATTAAAAAAAAGCGGGCTTAGAACAAACTCATGCCATAATTTGAGTCTGAAGAGCGATGGTATTTTTGGACGGGATCAACGTCAGTTTGAAGGTATCAAAAGAATCCGTCAGACGTTTGTGAAATGCCTGCAAAGTTGACTCAAGATGCTCAAGATCAGCAATTTTTTTGATGCCCATCGACTTCCATTCACCATTTTTATCAAATAGGCCTATTTGATAGTTATAAACAAACCCTTTTTCGTCTTCTTCTAATTCCAGCCACCATCCCCAAAACTCCCTTTTTTCTGGAACCACCTTTGCACTGACACAAACAGCTAGGCAGTCAAAGAAAAAATAGCCATTTTGGCATTTTAATTCACGTATATACGGTCCTAATGCAGAAAAGCTCTTCAACAACTTATTTCTAGAATAACTTACGGGTAAAGCCATACAAAGGTCTCCTTCATATACAGAAACACGGTTTCATTAAACGGTTTTAAAATATTATTCCCTAAATTTAGGTTTAGGTGGCTTTACCTTTCAACCATACACTTGTTTCATGTAACGCCTTATTAAAACCACTATAGACTGGCGTAGAAGGAATTGCCAATAACGAACCATCCATTGATGACATTGCAATAAGTTTTGAGTCTTCCCTTGGGCTGAAAACGTCATCTTTCCAATAAACGGAAAGCATTGGCACAGAACAGCGACGTCCCAGCAATCCTTGGTTTTTCAGTGAATAACAGCTCAATTCTAAACGTAAGGCAGCTTCATCGACGTGATAGATACCCAAACGATTAGCAAGCACATCGATGTACATTGACGGTATATTCTGCTGTCGTTTCTCGTCATTCAGCAATGTATGAACTATCGGACCAATAACGGCCACACCCTTAATAAGTTGAGGCTCCAGATAAGCAAGACGTACTGCAATATTTGCGCCGAAACGAAATCCCATAACGCCTACACGAGTATGATCAATCCACGGAATTTGATTCAACTGCTGAAGAACCTGCTGATGGAGTATGCACGTATCCTGCGTCAATTTGAATTTGGCAGAGTAACCAACAGCAGGCATATCTACTGTCAACATGGCAAAACCGAGTGGAGCAAGATGATCACGAAACAGTCGCCAGAAGTCACTCTGCACATTGTCAAGGCTGGTACAAACCAATATTGTTGGGCATGGCTCTTGAACGTTAGGAGGAAGATGCAATAAGCCTGTGACACTTTTGCCCCCTTCCAACTTAAATTCCAGTTTTTTCAACTCATAGTCAGAACTGTGAGCCGCATTTTCATAGGATTTACTGGCCAGCACAGCGGCCTGCTCAGCCAGTTCATCACCGCGCAAATGAGGATAAGCTGCAATGCTATACAGCATCGCAGCCTTTAGCCAATATGTACCGGCTTCAGATGTCTGCTCCGCACGCAAC
Coding sequences within it:
- the crl gene encoding sigma factor-binding protein Crl, translated to MALPVSYSRNKLLKSFSALGPYIRELKCQNGYFFFDCLAVCVSAKVVPEKREFWGWWLELEEDEKGFVYNYQIGLFDKNGEWKSMGIKKIADLEHLESTLQAFHKRLTDSFDTFKLTLIPSKNTIALQTQIMA
- the frsA gene encoding esterase FrsA; translation: MTKQNLSESLFKPQLKQQETSTLVKYIRPQSTAASGRMLGGERREHWYRMIDWLAWIWRGINPLEIQDVLSRIAVIDAERSDDHLLDTVIGYRKGNWAFEWTQQAMYWQREALRAEQTSEAGTYWLKAAMLYSIAAYPHLRGDELAEQAAVLASKSYENAAHSSDYELKKLEFKLEGGKSVTGLLHLPPNVQEPCPTILVCTSLDNVQSDFWRLFRDHLAPLGFAMLTVDMPAVGYSAKFKLTQDTCILHQQVLQQLNQIPWIDHTRVGVMGFRFGANIAVRLAYLEPQLIKGVAVIGPIVHTLLNDEKRQQNIPSMYIDVLANRLGIYHVDEAALRLELSCYSLKNQGLLGRRCSVPMLSVYWKDDVFSPREDSKLIAMSSMDGSLLAIPSTPVYSGFNKALHETSVWLKGKAT